The Symphalangus syndactylus isolate Jambi chromosome 8, NHGRI_mSymSyn1-v2.1_pri, whole genome shotgun sequence genome includes a window with the following:
- the GMPPA gene encoding mannose-1-phosphate guanyltransferase alpha: protein MLKAVILIGGPQKGTRFRPLSFEVPKPLFPVAGVPMIQHHIEACAQVPGMQEILLIGFYQPDEPLTQFLEAAQQEFNLPVRYLQEFAPLGTGGGLYHFRDQILAGSPEAFFVLNADVCSDFPLSAMLEAHRRQRHPFLLLGTTANRTQSLNYGCIVENPQTHQVLHYVEKPSTFISDIINCGIYLFSPEALKPLRDVFQRNQQDGQLEDSPGLWPGAGTIRLEQDVFSALAGQGQIYVHLTDGIWSQIKSAGSALYASRLYLSRYQDTHPERLAKHTPGGPWIRGNVYIHPTAKVAPSAVLGPNVSIGKGVIVGEGVRLRESIVLHGATLQEHTCVLHSIVGWGSTVGRWARVEGTPNDPNPNDPRARMDSESLFKDGKLLPAITILGCRVRIPAEVLILNSIVLPHKELSRSFTNQIIL from the exons ATGCTCAAAGCGGTGATCCTGATTGGAGGCCCTCAAAAGG gaACTCGCTTCAGACCTTTGTCTTTTGAGGTGCCCAAACCACTGTTTCCTGTGGCAGGGGTCCCTATGATCCAACACCATATTGAAGCCTGTGCCCAG GTCCCTGGGATGCAGGAGATTCTGCTCATTGGCTTCTACCAACCTGATGAGCCCCTCACCCAGTTCCTAGAAGCCGCCCAGCAGGAGTTTAACCTTCCAGTCAG GTACCTGCAGGAATTTGCCCCCCTAGGCACAGGGGGTGGTCTCTACCATTTTCGAGACCAGATCCTGGCTGGGAGCCCCGAGGCATTCTTCGTGCTCAATGCTGATGTCTGCTCCGACTTCCCCTTGAGTGCTATGTTGGAAGCCCACCGACGCCAGCGTCACCCTTTCTTACTCCTTGGCACTACG GCTAACAGGACGCAATCCCTCAACTACGGCTGCATCGTTGAGAATCCACAGACACACCAG GTATTGCACTATGTGGAGAAACCCAGCACATTTATCAGTGACATCATCAACTGCGGCATCTACCTCTTTTCTCCTGAAGCCCTGAAGCCTCTTCGGGATGTCTTCCAGCGTAATCAGCAGGATGGGCAATT GGAGGACTCACCAGGCTTGTGGCCAGGAGCAGGTACCATCCGCCTAGAGCAGGATGTGTTTTCAGCCctggcagggcagggccagaTATACGTGCATCTCACTGATGGTATCTGGAGCCAGATCAAGTCCGCAGG TTCAGCCCTCTACGCCTCCCGCCTGTACCTGAGCCGATACCAGGACACTCACCCAGAACGGCTGGCCAAGCACACCCCAGGGGGCCCATGGATCCGAG GGAATGTGTACATCCACCCGACCGCCAAGGTGGCCCCCTCGGCTGTG CTGGGCCCCAATGTCTCCATCGGGAAGGGGGTGATCGTGGGTGAGGGTGTGCGGCTCCGGGAGAGCATTGTCCTCCATGGAGCCACGTTGCAG GAGCACACGTGTGTTCTGCATAGCATCGTGGGCTGGGGGAGCACCGTGGGACGCTGGGCCCGCGTGGAGGGTACCCCCAATGACCCCAACCCCAATGATCCCCGAGCCCGCATGGACAGTGAGAGCCTCTTCAAGGACGGGAAGCTGCTGCCTGCCATCACCATCCTGG GCTGCCGAGTCCGGATCCCTGCCGAGGTGCTCATCCTGAACTCGATTGTTCTGCCACACAAGGAACTGAGCCGAAGCTTCACCAACCAGATCATCCTCTGA